The following proteins are co-located in the Manihot esculenta cultivar AM560-2 chromosome 7, M.esculenta_v8, whole genome shotgun sequence genome:
- the LOC110618669 gene encoding notchless protein homolog isoform X1: MMKLRSVKDKFSTVGCVSSKMSRVLLLSSLIKLEESFICFVRTSKSNKLGSEKQIQRDFKCIGRSLSRAVRWWCSWCICSWRDALERYNKMKGNGPERLVSGSDDFTMFLWEPAVSTHPKTRLTGHQQLVNHVYFSPDGQWVASASFDRSVKLWNGVTGKFVAAFRGHVGPVYQISWSADSRLLLSGSKDSMLKVWDIRTQKLKQDLPGHADEVFFLPSREGYSTFVLLDLIVSDL; encoded by the exons ATGATGAAGCTTCG ATCAGTGAAGGATAAGTTTTCAACTGTTGGATGTGTTTCTTCCAAAATGAGCAGGGTATTGCTTTTGAGTTC GCTCATCAAGCTAGAGGAATCATTTATTTGTTTTGTACGCACCTCAAAATCTAATAAATTGGGAAGTGAGAAACAAATTCAAAGAGATTTTAAATGCATTGGCAG AAGTTTGAGCCGGGCTGTTAGATGGTGGTGCTCTTGGTGCATATGTTCTTGGCGA GATGCTCTGGAAAGATACAACAAAATGAAAGGCAATGGCCCTGAGAGATTAGTTTCAGGTTCTGATGATTTTACTATGTTTCTCTGGGAACCTGCTGTTAGCACACACCCTAAAACTCGTTTGACAGGTCATCAACAG CTTGTAAATCATGTTTACTTCTCACCTGATGGGCAATGGGTGGCTAGTGCCTCATTTGATAGGTCAGTCAAGCTGTGGAATGGTGTAACTGGAAAATTCGTTGCTGCTTTTCGCGGTCATGTTGGGCCGGTTTATCAAATCAG TTGGTCAGCTGACAGTAGGCTTCTTTTAAGTGGAAGCAAAGACTCCATGCTGAAG GTTTGGGATATTAGGACACAGAAGTTGAAACAAGACCTCCCAGGCCATGCTGATGAGGTATTTTTCCTCCCAAGTCGAGAGGGCTATTCGACTTTTGTGCTGTTAGACTTAATTGTATCTGATCTTTGA
- the LOC110618669 gene encoding notchless protein homolog isoform X2 — MMKLRSVKDKFSTVGCVSSKMSRVLLLSSLIKLEESFICFVRTSKSNKLGSEKQIQRDFKCIGRSLSRAVRWWCSWCICSWRDALERYNKMKGNGPERLVSGHQQLVNHVYFSPDGQWVASASFDRSVKLWNGVTGKFVAAFRGHVGPVYQISWSADSRLLLSGSKDSMLKVWDIRTQKLKQDLPGHADEVFFLPSREGYSTFVLLDLIVSDL; from the exons ATGATGAAGCTTCG ATCAGTGAAGGATAAGTTTTCAACTGTTGGATGTGTTTCTTCCAAAATGAGCAGGGTATTGCTTTTGAGTTC GCTCATCAAGCTAGAGGAATCATTTATTTGTTTTGTACGCACCTCAAAATCTAATAAATTGGGAAGTGAGAAACAAATTCAAAGAGATTTTAAATGCATTGGCAG AAGTTTGAGCCGGGCTGTTAGATGGTGGTGCTCTTGGTGCATATGTTCTTGGCGA GATGCTCTGGAAAGATACAACAAAATGAAAGGCAATGGCCCTGAGAGATTAGTTTCAG GTCATCAACAG CTTGTAAATCATGTTTACTTCTCACCTGATGGGCAATGGGTGGCTAGTGCCTCATTTGATAGGTCAGTCAAGCTGTGGAATGGTGTAACTGGAAAATTCGTTGCTGCTTTTCGCGGTCATGTTGGGCCGGTTTATCAAATCAG TTGGTCAGCTGACAGTAGGCTTCTTTTAAGTGGAAGCAAAGACTCCATGCTGAAG GTTTGGGATATTAGGACACAGAAGTTGAAACAAGACCTCCCAGGCCATGCTGATGAGGTATTTTTCCTCCCAAGTCGAGAGGGCTATTCGACTTTTGTGCTGTTAGACTTAATTGTATCTGATCTTTGA